From the Balearica regulorum gibbericeps isolate bBalReg1 chromosome 4, bBalReg1.pri, whole genome shotgun sequence genome, one window contains:
- the KDR gene encoding vascular endothelial growth factor receptor 2 — protein sequence MELGAARLLAVLLCLAPGLFLALDQPTLSIQKDVLTITANDTLNISCSGLRPLEWSWPSNQSSAEKRIAVTNCSDGPYCKTLTLLKVIGNDTGDYKCLYRDNQAATTIYVYVQDYRSPFVTSVSDQLGIVYITKNKTVVVPCLGTVSNLNVSLHAKYPEKIFVPDGKSISWNNKKGFTIPSHLINYAGMVFCEAKIDDESYQSVIYIVAVVGYRIYDLTMNPHYQVELAVGEKLVLNCTVRTELNVGIDFKWDYPSIKEKRATIRDLKTTAGEVKKFVSTLTIDSVSLSDKGRYTCAASSGRMNMKNSSYFIIHESPFIHLERMENVVETRLGDTIKIPVKFKGYPPPEVKWYKNGRAINANHTVKLGYTLVITEATEKDAGNYTVVLTNPTNKMQKRHTFTLLVNVPPQIGENALLAPVDSYKYGSTQSLTCTVYAVPPPATILWHWQLEEECTFSPQKVRSGANPYACRKWKVISERKGGNQVEIKHRVVTIAGKTKTVSTLVIQAANVSALYRCMATNRAGSSERVISFHVTRGLEINLQPRNQLTEKDNMSLQCTADKFTFEKLSWYKLSAHASQTPFGGLPMPVCKNLNALQKLNETVSNTNGENVTLELILHNISLQDGGDYVCIAQDKKAKTQHCLVKHLTVQEPMAPTLIGNLENQTTNIGETIEVSCTANGIPPPNIMWFKNNETLIEDSGIVLKDGNKTLTIRRVRKEDGGLYTCLACNVLGCRKAVAFFSVEGAEEKTNLELIILVGTAVIAMFFWLLLVIILRTVKRANGGDMKTGYLSIIMDPDEVPIDEHCERLPYDASKWEFPRDRLKLGKPLGRGAFGQVIEADAFGIDKTATCKTVAVKMLKEGATHSEHRALMSELKILIHIGHHLNVVNLLGACTKPGGPLMVIVEYCKFGNLSAYLRSKRSEFVPYKTKTARFRQGKDNYVGDVSMDLKRRLDSITSSQSSASSGFVEERSLSDVEEEDAGPEDLCKNPLTMEDLICYSFQVARGMEFLASRKCIHRDLAARNILLSDNNVVKICDFGLARDIYKDPDYVRKGDARLPLKWMAPETIFDRVYTIQSDVWSFGVLLWEIFSLGASPYPGVKIDEEFCRRLKEGTRMRAPDYTTPEMYQTMLDCWHGDPKQRPTFSELVEHLGNLLQANVRQDGKDYVVLPLSVSLNMEEDSGLSLPTSPASCREEEEVCDPKFHYDNTAGISQYRQGSKRKSRPVSVKTFEDVPLVTTVKVVQEENQTDSGMVLASEELKTLEESDKQVKIPFSTLVPSKSNESVMSEASNQTSGYQSGYHSDDMDTTIYSSEETELLCAREASPPLCRAHGLAYDSAVPLASPPL from the exons ATGGAGCTCGGTGCGGCGCGGCTGCTGGCGGTCCTGCTGTGCCTGGCTCCCG GTTTGTTTCTTGCTCTGGATCAGCCAACCCTTAGCATCCAAAAAGATGTCCTCACAATAACTGCAAATGATACTCTAAATATTAGTTGCAG CGGTCTGAGGCCACTGGAGTGGTCCTGGCCAAGCAACCAGAGCAGTGCTGAGAAGCGTATCGCTGTGACAAACTGCAGCGATGGCCCCTATTGCAAGACACTGACTCTCCTCAAAGTCATCGGCAATGACACAGGGGACTACAAATGCCTTTACAGGGACAACCAGGCAGCTACAACCATTTATGTCTACGTTCAAG ATTACAGATCTCCATTTGTGACTTCAGTTAGTGATCAGCTTGGCATTGTATACATCACTAAGAATAAAACTGTGGTAGTGCCGTGCCTTGGAACTGTATCAAATCTCAATGTATCTCTACATGCG aaatatcCAGAAAAGATATTTGTTCCTGATGGTAAATCAATTTCgtggaataataaaaaaggctTTACTATACCCAGTCATTTAATCAACTATGCGGGCATGGTCTTCTGTGAAGCTAAAATAGACGATGAAAGCTACCAGTCTGTGATATACATAGTCGCAGTTGTAG gATACCGAATTTATGACCTGACAATGAACCCGCACTACCAAGTAGAACTGGCAGTGGGAGAAAAACTTGTTCTCAATTGCACAGTAAGGACGGAGCTGAATGTAGGAATTGATTTTAAATGGGACTACCCTTCCATCAAG GAAAAACGTGCAACCATAAGGGATTTAAAAACCACTGCAGGAGAAGTAAAGAAGTTTGTAAGCACTCTTACCATCGACAGTGTGTCTTTAAGTGACAAAGGTCGATATACTTGCGCAGCATCCAGTGGCCGTATGAACATGAAAAACAGCAGTTACTTTATTATCCATG AAAGTCCTTTTATTCACCTGGAGAGAATGGAGAATGTGGTTGAGACAAGGTTAGGCGATACAATTAAAATTCCTGTCAAGTTTAAAGGATATCCTCCACCAGAGGTGAAATG GTATAAAAATGGAAGAGCCATCAATGCAAATCATACAGTTAAACTTGGCTACACCTTAGTCATCACTGAAGCAACTGAAAAGGACGCTGGGAATTACACTGTTGTTCTTACAAACCCTACTAACAAGATGCAGAAGAGACATACATTCACCCTGCTTGTGAATG TCCCACCTCAGATTGGCGAGAATGCGCTGCTGGCCCCTGTTGACTCCTACAAATACGGCTCCACACAGTCTCTCACCTGCACCGTCTATGCTGTCCCACCACCAGCCACCATCCTCTGGCACTGGCAGCTCGAGGAGGAGTGCACTTTCAGCCCCCA GAAAGTTCGCTCAGGAGCCAATCCGTATGCATGTAGGAAATGGAAAGTGATCTCGGAGAGAAAGGGTGGGAATCAGGTTGAAATTAAGCACCGAGTCGTTACTATTGCTGGGAAAACAAAG ACTGTGAGCACCCTTGTGATTCAGGCAGCCAATGTATCTGCTCTATATAGATGTATGGCTACGAACAGAGCAGGGTCAAGTGAGAGAGTTATCTCCTTTCATGTGACCA gaGGTCTTGAAATTAATCTCCAGCCTCGGAATCAGCTCACGGAGAAGGATAACATGTCCTTGCAATGCACGGCAGACAAATTCACCTTTGAGAAGCTATCGTGGTACAAACTCAGTGCTCATGCTTCACAGACTCCCTTTGGAGGGCTGCCCATGCCCGTTTGCAAGAACCTCAATGCTCTCCAGAAGCTGAATGAAACAGTCTCAAATACCAATGGCGAAAATGTCACCTTAGAGCTCATCCTCCATAACATCTCCCTCCAGGATGGAGGGGACTACGTTTGCATTGCTCAGGACAAAAAAGCTAAAACACAGCATTGCCTGGTGAAGCACCTCACTGTCCAAG AGCCCATGGCACCCACACTCATAGGAAACCTGGAAAATCAAACAACAAACATTGGTGAAACCATAGAAGTGTCATGCACAGCGAATGGCATTCCTCCTCCAAACATCAtgtggtttaaaaataatgaaacccTTATTGAAGATTCGG GTATTGTTTTGAAGGATGGAAACAAAACACTAACCATACGTCGAGTGAGGAAAGAAGATGGAGGGCTATACACCTGCCTTGCCTGCAACGTCCTCGgatgcagaaaagcagtggcttttttttcagtggaag gcgctgaagagaaaacaaatctggaGCTCATTATCCTTGTTGGCACTGCAGTCATTGCCATGTTCTTCTGGTTGCTTCTTGTAATCATCCTCCGGACCGTTAAGCGG GCCAACGGAGGGGACATGAAGACTGGCTACTTGTCTATCATCAtggatcctgatgaagtcccTATAGATGAGCACTGCGAACGGCTCCCGTATGATGCCAGCAAGTGGGAGTTTCCCAGAGACCGGCTAAAGCTAG GTAAACCTCTTGGGCGTGGAGCTTTTGGCCAGGTCATAGAAGCAGACGCGTTTGGGATCGACAAAACTGCTACCTGCAAAACTGTGGCAGTCAAAATGCTTAAAG AGGGTGCAACCCATAGTGAGCACAGAGCACTTATGTCAGAGCTGAAGATCCTCATTCATATTGGCCATCACCTCAACGTTGTCAATTTACTTGGAGCCTGCACAAAGCCAGGAG GCCCACTCATGGTGATTGTGGAATATTGCAAGTTTGGAAATCTGTCAGCTTACCTACGGAGCAAGAGGAGTGAATTTGTCCCATACAAG ACCAAAACTGCCAGGTTTCGGCAGGGGAAGGACAACTATGTTGGTGATGTCTCCATGGACCTGAAGCGACGGTTGGACAGCATCACGAGCAGCCAGAGCTCAGCAAGCTCTGGCTTTGTAGAGGAGCGGTCCCTGAGTGACGTGGAAGAGGAGGACG CTGGTCCTGAAGACCTTTGCAAGAACCCTTTGACCATGGAGGACCTCATCTGTTACAGCTTCCAGGTGGCGAGAGGAATGGAGTTCTTGGCTTCACGCAAA TGCATCCACAGGGACCTGGCTGCTCGTAATATCCTCTTGTCAGACAATAACGTGGTCAAAATCTGTGATTTTGGCTTGGCTCGAGACATCTACAAAGACCCAGATTACGTCAGGAAAGGAGAT GCCAGACTACCCCTAAAATGGATGGCACCAGAAACCATTTTTGATAGAGTATATACCATTCAGAGTGATGTATGGTCCTTTGGAGTTCTGCTgtgggaaatattttcattag GCGCATCGCCATACCCTGGAGTGAAAATTGATGAGGAATTTTGCAGAAGACTGAAAGAAGGAACGAGAATGAGAGCACCAGACTATACAACACCAGAAAT GTACCAAACAATGCTGGATTGCTGGCACGGAGATCCTAAGCAGAGACCAACTTTTTCAGAGCTGGTGGAGCACCTGGGGAATTTACTGCAAGCCAACGTCCGTCAG GATGGTAAAGACTACGTTGTCCTTCCTTTGTCAGTATCACTGAATATGGAAGAGGATTCGGGTCTCTCTCTCCCAACTTCACCTGCTTCCTgtagggaggaagaggaagtctGTGATCCTAAATTCCATTATGACAACACAGCAGGAATTAG tcaGTACCGACAAggtagcaaaagaaaaagccgGCCTGTGAGTGTGAAAACATTTGAAGATGTCCCATTGGTAACCACTGTAAAAGTTGTTCAGGAG GAAAACCAGACAGATAGTGGGATGGTTCTTGCATCTGAAGAGCTGAAGACACTGGAGGAGAGTGATAAACAAGTGAAAATACCTTTTAG CACGCTGGTGCCCAGCAAGAGCAACGAGTCCGTCATGTCCGAAGCCTCCAACCAGACGAGCGGGTACCAGTCCGGGTACCACTCGGATGACATGGACACCACCATTTACTCCAGCGAGGAGACTGAACTCTTGTGTGCCCGGGAGGCTTCGCCCCCGCTCTGCCGTGCCCACGGGCTCGCCTACGACAGCGCCGTGCCGCTCGCCTCCCCGCCGCTCTAA